The Arachis duranensis cultivar V14167 chromosome 9, aradu.V14167.gnm2.J7QH, whole genome shotgun sequence genomic sequence aatgaaggattctaagtttggtgttccaccaaaatctcatttaaaagaacattctcacttcctgcacaatgctagctccaagcaatcagacaaattattcaactatttaactgctttttagctttaattccataatctttagcaaggacacaaggtttcacatatggttaacctgttgcatcagaggcagtggcaagcaattaagtttggtgttcccacaccaaaataaatccaagagccacacttaatttatgcatactaaccatgcaattaagggcttgagaagcaagcaacttttgagaattatgcaggaaattAGTCAACCATTGAAGATATTGTGCATTTTAACTCAGAGAGAACACagcagaaggaagaatcaacgggctgcaacttcaaaggttgtatctagacttaatccttgctgctgagAAGTGTTTTGAATCTGGGAACCATTGTATGTCCTgttaaagtgtttatctagttgcaagtgaaattgtttgatAAGAATGctgatctgcataatgcttgttattTATCACTCagcttaaattttgttttgtttcccatatgcttgaataaaagagaattgtttgaattagaaagtaaatatccaatgttgcataagttagaatgcaagttaatggtggtatatgtgtttgattcaatgcataactcatgaaataattactgcataatgtcattttcattgaagtgtgagctagcttgctgtcataaaggttcctatcagtaaagaaaaatcccttgagaacaaaataaaacagaaagaaaaggaagaaaaaaaagccaatgtggcaagaaaaacaaagaataaaggttggacaccaatagcttggaccctagaaCACATGcatgtggtgttcttgtactaggatatgcttggacaagtaaattctgaggggtattTCAAAATCCGGTCACTTAGAtgaactgatttgggatggccaattgaaagtccacaataaagagcaacctagatacagaacatttagttatccaaagagatgctgggcatcaatgatcctaggaggaaatagtgagccatgtgtctgtggtggaaagatgttgagtaaaaataaagcaaaaggctactactgcaacatttgacaccaagccttcaaagaataataagcttgttaagcaaaatgagaaaagaaaagttagcaagggagcaagtaaagagtaaaccttataacagcaagtttagtgagcctttgaggaaaaatgtatattatgtaacagcaaacaataacttgagttatcattgtctgcataaaaactccatgaatcaagttctgctatatgcctaataaggatatgttttctcttcttgttcatttcattttctcttagttttgatgcttgcttggggacaagcaagaattcagtttggtgttgtgatgacaggtcatcatatacccatttttcaagctaatttcacttgtttcattagtctttatgcactttcttgcatcctaagtaagtgatttggaatgaaaatgcataacttctttgaatcaaacaaccaccattaaattgatgctaaatcatgaggtttgagcaaaaaataattgatttttaatgaattataaactttatgagtttagagatactttgattggttgttttggtctcttgtaggtgaagaaaggaagaaaagaagaaaaacgtggcttatgAAGTGTGGCCAAGAGATGAGAAGTGTGGTGTaacatagaaggaggaagcaaacactgccctccaggagagcacaCTACCTTCCAAGAGAGCAGCATAATGAACCAAGCTTCCAAAGAAATTTTGCACTGCcttcctcaagagcaatatcgggctacTCCCAGTAAGTCTCGAACACAGAGGCTTCACTAAGAAAGCAAGGAAGCTGCACCACTTGAGCGATACCCTGATGATGTCCAAGACTTGGCACGCGAAATATTTTAACCGCACcatggcaacattgccctgccctccacaaggtcagggcagcatcctgatgtcCCACACTCAGCACGCACACAATTTCCCTGctttgccctccacaagggcaacACAAagcctcaatgctcagctccccacttgagctgagcatcctcctggaagcaaatcctccatgggctgaaaattgaattaaaaatccaacttaattcatttctttaccaaatcaaaagcccatccaaattccaaaatccaagaatagaaagtgtataaataggagatagtttgatgtaattaggaccttcttttgatttttgaactttTACATTTTGAgacttcattttctttgagagctttgaactgagatctgagagaattgggaaggagaattgatatctcttcttccttgttcttgcttgagaatttttacttttcttgttcgaatcttgagtgtgaagaattgaggaatttttgtctcaatctccatttaagatctcttggattttcctactgcataattgagcTAAATTTCATTTTCTTACTGCTGCTGAGCtaaatttcttttctttaatttctcttctgcataattgagttcaattacatttcctttactgcttcttctttaatttcttgtcaattgctttgtgaacttggatctgggaaggcaattgagatctagactttgctatctagtctctggagtcctgagatccacttttccttttggttcctCTGTTGAACTACTGCTGCAATaaattttccatttctgtttgagcTCTAGCAGaattcaattcatctcttgttttgataattgttgcaatttaagttcccttgcttaaattctgaattccctgtcctcaaatcccttttccattcaagcaatttatatttcttgcactttaagttactgtaatttacatttcttgcactttaagtttcagtcatttaatttcttgttctttaagattcagcacctttactttcagttctctttaatttctgcaattcatccctctccctttacatttcctgctatttacttactgttggatacaaaatcactcaaccaatacttgattcgcttgactaaatcaaccactaaactaaaattgctcaatccttcaatccctgtgggatcgacctcactcccgtgagttttattacttgatgcgacccgatacacttgccggtgagttttgtgttggatcattttccacacatcacctctatggcttcatgtggagaatctactgaagaacgtagCAGGAAGGAGAAGTTCGACACTCCGGTGGATAGTGAGCAACACGATttggtattggaacaagtggaggaagccggtattattgaagaaaaagaggaggcagtgattgaagacttaggagatgctgaacctccatgggaaagtcaagttatagagcctccttcaaagacgtttgaaactgatgttgaggagggtgtacaacttccaaggcatctcatggttgaagactttgaagagaatgatcaagagatggatccaatcattgatgaattcttatctacatttgaatcctcttccattggacttgatatggagtttaaagaagaagaagcacaacctcccatgcccttggtaaacaatgaagaagagattgaattggaagaaagccaccaagagaaagaggttgaaattgaagaagcttacaaagaggtggaagttgtcagagaagagcacacgggagtggagcttgcaaattcattagaaatatCTCTCCCAAGACGATTACTGTCCTGATGTTCAAaagggtaaaattcatatccttatcctttacttccccacttgaatatgggctactagagacggatggtcagcttagagctctttgtggcattaagagtaagaggaagatggtcagtggtaagaattatcCTGCAAAGTTCATTAgggttggaagctcaaagtttaaacgcaaaggttagTATAGAggtcaactgaatgggtctaggaagttgtttggctgcttcagtgggaattctaaagctgaaccaccaggatggaatcatgataatcaacttgaagacgtgtgtaaaagcaaggtttgggaccccggaattcattccaacaatcaacactcgtggggccttgtcacttgctttaacttacttgaaggctttctgcttctagtttgggatcccggaggccattggaattacaaacattggtgggatTCAAGGATCAGtataagcacaagccaccataacaaaggactccccaaatgtccaacttaaggactttaactaaaagtgctaggtgggagacaacccaccgtgatatgatcgttcctttttcatttttatttttatttgttttcgagttttattttttattgaacctAGAATTACTCATAACATCCATATCATTTTGCATTCTACATActgcatcaaaaaaaaaaagcacgcACGCGACGCAGCAGCGTCGTTGACGCGTCCGTGTCACCAGTGCGTTTTGAAGAAAAgagaattgaacagagagtcacgcgaaagcgtggctggaggcatgcctttggcacaacTTGATCCACGTGACTGCGTCGCTGACGTGTCCGCGCCATTAACGAAATAGCCtccccatgcgtccgcgtcacccatgcgaacgcgtgcctcaaaatcgacgtaaaaagggtgtatggccgaaagttgagctagaattgggctggattcttgctagaagcacaagccttgccatgcgtacgcgtgccctACGCGTCCGTGCCATTTTCAAATTCAGGCCATCCATGCGATCACGTCAACCACGCGATCGTGTCACCCATATTTtggcaaaataagatttttgaacagagagttgtgcgagcgtgaggctgccctcgcgccagtcgCATAAAatgagtcacgcgtccgcgtgaccgacgcgaccgcgtcgattaACTTAAAGCGTAAGTCGTGCGAAATGCgtcccccacgcgtccgcgtcgcttgcacCGCATAACTTATCAagatcagccaaatatcttatcttttcttctccaaatctaaatcttttcttttccttcttatttctttcttccttcctttgtttttctttcttttttcttttaattggtgttggaaatttatttgggtcattattttgcttgtggattgttaagaaattatttgataattatataatttttttaaaaggttacttgcatgttcaactgaatactttcaataacttatttaccatgcatgctttgtgtttgtgaaaaagcccgtatggcatcatgcactacttttatgttatcctacttctctaatgcctgtttttcacaaaaccctttccatattttatttttaattataattgtcaatacaaacatgaCTGTCGATTTGTTACgagtaataataaatttttaatctttgatgcttgatctatgctactcatgcccttgcaggcatgctaataaacatcttgcatccaatactccccatgccttgctatatttccattgatgaattgatcacatggaatcgcgaccatgtcttccattcactattttccttacttggcatgattatcactcgtaccgccctcctctttgctctatccctttgacttcatgtccttttctcttctccatttttcaggctggccaccagaACGGGTAAAGAGAACGCCTCTACAACGAGcaacagctgaggaaccacattCCCCGCCACgtgcacatctttgcatgcaccgaggacggtgcaatctttaagtgtggggaggtcgatactgatctccgcgggttagttagtcccttcttaacaccaatttttgtttttcattgttgcatttgcatgtttgattgcatattttcttgattttgtgcatattttaccacttggttgaagtaatattttctttttcaaagaaaccttttataatatttcactaatttgaacaaaatgttttcaaaaacgtgtatgaagaaatattgttttggaacatagtttagagctcgaatacacaaaaccagtgagattttgagcttatttgatTCGTTGCattctatcaaccaatattttatttttggtgtgtgtttttctctttaaaattgtgatctttgtcttgcttaattctatatttccactgtttgatgtatgcatgcacttatatgattgaggcattgtttcactgagcttacatacccatatggccttaccttttattatcctttgcaaacctatgttgagcctattttaccccttgttctttactttagctcatcactaactctaagcagaaaacaataatgtccttaatttgaatccttgattaacttagactagtgagaattgagtatgttagactttgtgtaaaaatatgaaaaatgttaagaacatgttcatgcattcaaaaccttaatcatatgcattgaaaaaaaaagaaaaaaaagtgaaaaaaagcaaataataaaaggggacaaaatgccccaaagtaagtgttgctataaatgcatatgtactgaacTCAAAtctaggatgcatgaatatatggaaaacacagttaatggaaagttagattttgtattttaattaaatgaattgtcttaagttatttggaaagtttatgttaattaaggattcagattttagtccacttggccaaatacaatcctaccttgaccctaaccccattacaacccttaaaagacctcttgatttgtgtattggtgcattaaatttttgttgattgttagatgaagagcaagctatagaaagcatgattagtagagaattgagaaaattgaccctagacacttgagagttagaatgatatacactaccaagtAAGGGTTCAGCgtttaattctatgttccctactttcatgagctatcttcttcttgcaagttatttgtattgtattttgtgatttgaattagtgaaatctagctaatatttattcttgaaagatttatttactttttcaccaagtaggtagaatcatttgagcatgtagttgcattcacattcataggttgcattgcaagAGTCCTGcatttccctactcatttatttagtCTCCttaagcttagcatgaggacatgctaatgattaagtgtggggaggttggtaaaccactatttcattgtttatattgtatttaattgagtggttttatcaagcttttcacccacttattcataggatttgcatgattttacaattccttcctagtttagttctatgattgaaaatatgcttctttggtcttaatttagctaatcttaatcctctcttattaccattcgatgccttgatctgtgtattaagtgtttcaggcttcatagggtaagaatggcttagagaatgaagaggaagcgtgcaaaaatggaaggaacacaaggaattgaggagataaccagagagaagtcacgcgaccgcgcggattggaagctgcacaaaCGATGCGAATGTGTGGACGACGCtcacgcgtggtacgaaaaactctaagtgacgcgatcacgtagacgacgcggacgcgtgacgtgcgcgatctgcagaattacaaaagtcgctggcagagattctgggccgcatttcaacccagtttttggcccagaaacacagattaaagtcaaggaacatgcagagactcaacatgcttttcataactcacaattttaggttttagatgtaatttttagagagagaggttctctcctctctcttaggatttaggattaggattcctcttaaaggatttaggatttcaactcttcatcaggttcaatattccttttactttatatttctcttttattttcagatactttaTTGCTTGTATTacatatgttgcctatttggcttatgagccatccatgttaggattttctttatttaatataaattgaggtatttcagacttacaTGTTATGGATACTTTAGCTTtatccaatttattttcattcgagtagatttttcttcccttttggctttggttgattaattggtaactcttgagttatcaaactcattgttgactgaaaattggaattcttcaagaattaattcgagttccaataactctagtctttcccaaggaaagactaggacctgaggaatcaaaattaattcatccacttgacttacctttatagttagaagttgacttagtgggagaaaaatccaattctcatcacaattgataaggataaccgggataggacctccagttctcataccttgccaaaagctttattagttattattttaacgacttgttattttacattacttgttcaacccttttcaaaacaccaaaatatacttttccataaccaataataaatcatacttccctgcaattccttgagaagacgactcgaggtttaaatactcagttatcaattttaaaggggtttgttacttgtgacaaccaaaacctttgtaagaaaggacttttgttggtttagaagctatacttgaaatgggaatttattctgaattctagaccacgcaaaagttctctcttcagtCCCCCAAGTAATGCTTAAGCCTGTGGCCATTAACAGTGAAAGTCCTCTATGTCTTGTCCTCCATAAGCTCTACATGACCATGGGGGACACCTTGATGATTGTGAAAGGTCCAGACCATCTTGACTTTAGCTTGCCTGGAAAGAACTTGAGCCTCGAGTTGTATAGTAGCAGTTTTTGACCTTCTACAAACTCTCTTCTTTCTAGCTTTTGGTCATGCCATTTCTTAGCtttttccttgtaaattttggcattttcatatgcttgagatctgaattcctctagctcattgaGTTGTAGTGGCCTTCTTTCTCCAGTAGTTTGATTATCAAAGTTCAGCACCTTTAGAGCCCAGAATGCTCTATGTTCAAGCTCCACTGGTAGGTGACAAGCCTTCCCAAACACTAATTGGTATGGAGACATACCAATGGGTGTTTTGAAGGTTGTCCTATAAGCCCATAGTGCGTCATCCATCCTTTTGGACCATTCCTTTCTTGAGTTACCAACAGTTCTTTcaaggattcttttgagttctctatttgaaaTCTTAGCTTGCCCGTTGGTCTGTTGATGATAGGGGGTTGCTACTTTGTACTTGAGTCCATACTTTAGAAGGAGTTCTTCAAGTTGCTTATTGCAGAAATGTGTCCCCCATCACTAATAAGTGCCCTAGGAACTCCAAATCGGCTGAATATGTTTTTTCTTAAGAAATTAATCACCACTTTATTGTCATTTGTTGATGTAGCTATGGCCTCTAcccattttgacacataatctACAATCACCAATATATAGTTGTTTGAGTATGAGGGTGGGAATGGTCCCATAAAAtcaatcccccatacatcaaataattccAACTCCATGATGAACctctgtggcatctcatttttcttGGGTAGGTTTTCAGCTCTTTGACATTCATTGCACCTTGTAACCAACTCCTTTGCATCTTTGAATATTGTTGGCCAAAAGAATCCACACTGCAGCACCTTGGCTGCAGTTCTTTTCCCACTAAAATGGCCTCCATATGTGGATCCATGACACTGCCAGAGCACTTCTTCTCCTTCCTCATGGGATATACAACTCCTCAAGATTCTATTAGCACACCTTTTAAACAAATAAGGCTCATCCTAAATGTAGTGTTTAGCATCATTGATTAGCTTTCTCTGCATGTGTTTGTTGATATTGGTGGGTAGCTCCCCAATAGCCTTAAAATTGGCTATATCAGCAAACCAAGGGATTTCTTGAATCACCATCAACTGCTCATCAGGAAAACTCTCATTCACTTCAAGTTGCTGTGCGTCATCCTCTTCTTGTGGGATTCTTGATAGGTGGTCAGCCACCTTGTTCTATGCTCCACTTCTATCTTTAATCTCTATGTTGAACTCTTGGAGTAGCAAGATCCACCTTATCAATCTAGGCTTGGATTCTTGCTTGGTCAGCAGATACTTGAGGGCTGTATGATCAGTGAAAATAATAACCTTAGAGCCAATAAGATATGATCTGaacttatcaaaagcaaagACTATGGCCAGGAGTTCCCTCTCTGTAGTggtgtagttcctttgattctcattaagaacTTTGCTAGTATAATAAATAACATGTGCTAGCTTATCTTTCCTTTGTCCTAGAACAACACCAATAGTAAaatctgatgcatcacacatcaattcaaaaggCAAGTCCCAGCTAGGTGGTGCTATAATAGGTGCAGAAGAAAGTCTATTTTTAAGCTCATCAAAGGCTAGCATGCAttctctataaaaaataaaaggtgTATTAGAGACAAGTAAGTTGCTGAGAGGTTTagcaatctttgaaaaatctttaataaacctcctataaaacCCAGCATGCCCTAAAAGgcttctaattgccttgatATTGCAAGGTGGGGGTAACttttcaattacttccaccttagccttatccacctctatacCCCTTTTGGAGATtttgtgaccaagaaccacCCCTTCAGTGACCATAAAATGGCACTTTTTCCAGCTCAAAACTAGGTTAGTTTCATGGCACCTCTTTAGCACCAGAGCAAGGTGATGTATGCATTTAGAATATGAATTACCAAATACAAAGAAGTCATGCATGAATACTTCAATAAACCTTTCAATCATGTCATAAaatatggagagcatgcacctttggaatgttgcaggtgcattgcacaatccaaagggcattctcctaTAAGCAAAGACACCATAAGGACAAGTAAAGGAAGTCTTCTCTTGGTCTTTGGGCTCTACTACAATCTGATTGTAGCCAGAGTATCCGTCCAAGAAGCAGTAGTACTCATGTCCCGCAAGTCTTTCTAACATTTGGTCCATGAAAGGTAAGGGGAAGTGGTCTTTCCTGGTGGCTTCATTAAGCTTCCTATAATCTATGCACATACGCCAGCCAGTCACTGTTCTTGTTGGTATTAGTTCATTTGTTTCATTTGGTACAACAGTGATCCCTGCCTTCTTAGAGACTACTTGTACTGGGCTTAACCAAGGGCTGTCTGAGATTGGGTAGATCACCCTTGCGTGCCACAACTTCAGTATTTTTTTGGACTACTTCATTCAATATTGGGTTTagccttctttgttgttgtcttgAGGGCTTGGAACCTTCCTCAAGGAGGATTTTGTGCATACACATTGATGGACTAATGCTTTTTAGATATGCAAGTGTCCATCCTATAGCATTTTTGTGTTGCTTCAACACATGGATAAGCTCATTTTCTTGTCCCTCAGTTAAGCTTGAATTGATGATTACTGGGTATGTATTGTTGTCACCCAAGTAGGCATACTTCAAGCTTGGAGGTAGGGTTTTCAACTCTAGTTTTGGTGCTTCCACTTCCTTGTTAATTGTATGGTTCAACACGATTGAATCTTCCATGGTTTCTTGTGGTATTTCTCCACCAGATGCTTGTTTCTCTAGCTCTACAATTTCTTCACATTGTTCTTCTTCCAAAACCCCTTGAACTATCTTTTCGATTGTGTCCACCATCATGCATTCACCAATGGATTCCTTGTGGTAACTCATGGCTTTGAAGACATTGAAAACCATCTTCTCTTCATGAAATCTCAAGACTACCTCTCCTTTCTGAACATCAATTATGGCTCTAGCagtagctaggaatggtcttcctagaatgattGATGTGttagcctcttcttccatatcAAGCACAACAAAATTAGCTGAAAAGATAAACTCTCCTACTTTCACCAGCAAAGCTTCCACCACTCCAT encodes the following:
- the LOC107465572 gene encoding uncharacterized protein LOC107465572 — protein: MPLYAKFLKELMTRKRNWGEKETIVLTEECSAIIQKKLPQKMKDPGSFQIPCIIGDINIEKALCDLGASINLKPLAMMKRMRIEEAKPTRMALQLADRTFKFPYGVVEALLVKVGEFIFSANFVVLDMEEEANTSIILGRPFLATARAIIDVQKGEVVLRFHEEKMVFNVFKAMSYHKESIGECMMVDTIEKIVQGVLEEEQCEEIVELEKQASGGEIPQETMEDSIVLNHTINKEVEAPKLELKTLPPSLKYAYLGDNNTYPVIINSSLTEGQENELIHVLKQHKNAIGWTLAYLKSISPSMCMHKILLEEGSKPSRQQQRRLNPILNEVVQKNTEVVARKGDLPNLRQPLVKPSTSSL